From Antechinus flavipes isolate AdamAnt ecotype Samford, QLD, Australia chromosome 1, AdamAnt_v2, whole genome shotgun sequence:
AAAAACTGAGTAGTTAGGATGGGTTATCCAATATGGTTATATAGTATTTAAATCTttgatattttgcattttcttctattagaataAGTAGAAACCTGCCACAGAAAAAGACTTATTAATAGATCTCTTTTCTTATTATCTCTAGTTAGAAACAACTTTCAGAATTGTTCTAATTTGTAATAGTTTTATCATCATGTTGATCTTTCTCAGGGCAGGGATGAAtaattgtcctttttctttttttgcacatCCTTCTCACTTTTTATATGTGTTTCTCTGTTCTTGCTCAATTTCGTAAAAATCTTTCTGGATTGTACCTTACAAGTGCCTTATTCATAGTTGTCttgataattaaattattttgtctacATGAAATATCTGACTCAATTTTTTTGCCCCAAACCACATTACTTGTTGCTTAAAGAATgattttgaataaattaaaaccataaGTTATATGGCTTTATTAATTCAGATCCTTTAATTTACAGTGAAAGGGTGTCCCACCacatattgtaaaaacaaactgGGCTTGCATAATTTTCTTTGGCCTTTTCCATCTTTTGAAAAGATCTGACCAGCTTATAcagaatatttacatatttatttaaaagcctAGTTTCCTACACTATGGATTTGTCTGAtcccaaattctttttaaatttgctttttgttGGCCATATTTCAGTGATAGAGTGGTATACGggggatttggaattagaggaacTGGGATTGAATCCACTTTGCCACCCAGTtatctgtgtgacattggacaaataTCTTGTCTATCTAGgcttaagtttcttcatctgaataatAAGAGGCTTGGACTGAGTGACTGACTTTAAGGCTCCTTGCTGttttaaatttatcttatatGGAGTAAGCATTTCTTCTAAACCATTTTTTCTTTGGGGATACCTCCCTCATCTAAATGCACTTTTCCGTCCTCAGAGAGTTCCGCAGTCTTCTACAGAATGCTAACGCTGGCATATTTCTGTGAACCCTATTTACCTTAGACCGCGGGCTAATCCCTTACAGCAAATCCCAACACTGAAATTTTGGCATCCCCTTTTATTCATTTCAAGCATTTATTTGACACCTATTGTTGTAGTTTAGAAAGACACAATTACACAGCATAGTTAGTTTTTGGTAGTTTTGGTCAAGatggtattttgtattttttccaagatAAGGATCAGATGTCCCCACCTAACAATTGTACcgaaaaattaagggaaaagtgTTGAGAAGCTGTGATGCGGCCATCTTGAAAGAGGGCGACCACGGCAACCACGCAGTAAGAACCGTCTGTATCGGGAGAGTGAAGTCATCATGACGCCATCTGCATTAAGGGCATCAGTCGGCATCCGGTCGCTCAAGTACTTCTGAGCAAGTACTGAGCAGTTCTCAGGGCCTCTGTCCAGCAGTGATTCGCAGGCAACATCTGGTCCCTTCTCTTCCTCGGCCTAAAAGATCCTCCCGGAACTCGCACCCGGGCCTCGATCTTGACTCTCAAaggcgggggcggggcggggaggCAGGTCGCGCATGCGCACATGCTCGCGCGCTCCTCGGAGCAGGCAGGGAGTTGGTACCCACTCCCGGGGAGAGCTTCGTACTTGGGAGGGCGAGAGGCCGCCCTCGCTCCTGCTGTATTGCCCCGGGGAGGATGAGCGGGCCCGGGCCTGGGGCGTGGGGCCTTGTGAGCTTTGCAGATGTGGCCGTGTACTTCTCCCCGGAGGAGTGGGGACGGCTGCGCCCGGCGCAGAGGGCCCTCTACAGGGACGTCATGCGGGAGACATACGACCACCTGGGCGCGCTGGGTGAGTGTACAGGCTGAATCCCCGAGCCCCTTGGGCCGGCCGCGTCTGCACGCGGGCCGCCGCCGCTGCCACTACTCGTGATCTGCCACTGAATCTGGCCCCTTCTTAGATGCCTCCTATTTCCTCTCCAGGATTCCCAGGCCCCAAACCTGCCCTTATCTCCTGGATGGAACAAGAGACAGAGGCCTGGGGTCCGGCTGCACAGGACCCAGAGGAGTGCGGGCGAGAACTGAGAATAGCTTGCAGAGGTAAGGAAGGAGGAAATGTCCTCCAAGAGAATTATTTATCTTCCAAGAAACTAAAACCAGCGCTGCTGAGAATCATGTAGGGCACATTGAAAAATGAGACCCTGACATAACTTACTTGGGATAAATGGGAGCAATGTGTTAAAGATTTTCAGTAAAGATACTGAAGAATTGCGGTACTCTAGGCAGAAATAGGgaagatggaaaaaagagatgaTCTACTGAAGTGTAAGAGTTCATATTTGGACCTCTTCTAAAATTGGTGTGTTAGCATGTTTTAACATCCAGGAAAGTAGTCCCAAGTGGGGACCAAGTAGGGTGCAGATCTCTGCCCTGATTGTATCTTTGGGGTCAGAGGGTTTCAGATCCAGCATAATAAGGCCATTCCCTCTCCGGAGCAGCAGTAAGCAGACCACAGTCTGCCAAGTTACAGATTCTCCTTTCAGCTTCTTCATCCTAATTAAGTGAATACTGATTCAAAGTTGGGAGAAATAGAAGGCTTTCACCAAAAGGCAGTTCTCTCATAGCTCAGGAATAAGTTCTGTGGAATAGAAAAGGGTAGGTTCTGAGTTTTATATTCTCCTTATCCCTCAGCAGGAAACTGGACTgtaaacaagaagaaccagaaaagagAAGAGCCCCAAGCCAGGGACCCTTTGAACATGCATGTGAGAGGCCAACTATTTGAACCTGGCATCAAACTAGCAGATTCAACTCGCAATGGATCCTTGGAACCACCATCCAAGACTGACTTGAGCAAGACTTTGCCTCAGCCCTCTATCCCCAAACCCACCTTGGACACTCAGGCTGGCCAGCGGCGCCATGCCTGTCCTGATTGTGGACGCCGCTTCACCTATCCCTCTCTGCTCGTCAGTCATAGGAGAATGCACTCTGGGGAACGGCCCTTTCCATGCCCGGAGTGTGGAATGCGCTTCAAGCGGAAGTTTGCTGTTGAAGCCCATGAATGGATCCATCGGTCTTCTTCTGGGGGACGGAGAGGTCGTCGGCCTGGGATACGGGCTGTGCCACTTGCCCCTGTTCGGGGTGACCGTGACCCTCCTGTGCTATTCCGGCACTACCCAGACATCTTTGAGGAGTGTGGATGATCTACTTcactggggatgggggagaagtgATTGGAGAGGAGCTGAAGGTCTAATCATGGTCAAAGTACTAGAGGTAGGCTCTGAAAGGCATGGAAGGGAGTAACCAAGTGAGACTTGGAACCTAAAGCCAGTTCCTTACATCTCTTTTATGGgtataattctatattttttaaagggaggGGAAATATACCTGTAAAGAATTCAAATtaaactttgcaaaaaaaaaaaatcattcatacaAATAGGAGTTACAAAGTAGCTTAAATTTTACTGAAGCCATCCAATAAGTACAGTCTAGTCCAGCCTGCTGTCTACTTGCTCTTGAAGTATCCGCTATATGAATAAAATCTTTGGCAGTACTGAGAAAACGTGCACAGGGAGATGGGGATATTGGATCTGGGAAAGAAGAGCCATTGCTGGGTTGTCAGGTTaggagatagatagatacagtAGTAAACAGGTTCTGAGTTAAGGCCCAGAAAAGTGGTTAAGGCAAAACCAGAGATCCAGGACCGAATGAACAGTTCAATGTTGGCTTAATGCAGATACATTGGAGTAGGCAGTAGTTCTGcaatcagaaagaaattttgggaaGCATTTGGGTTAGAGAAGTCTAGGGATGATGAAGAGTCAGGAAACTGAAACAATATCCAATGGGACAACAGCCTCAAGTAGGGCATCAGTAGTAAACCCTTAAAAAGATAGGTTGGGATGAACTGTGGCCTGATCAAATTCTTGAAGTTCAGTCATATTGGAatcataattttgtttctctgtgcAGGAAACACTGAAGAGAGTAAAGACTAGTTAGAACACTACTAATGATTCAGGCGACTGGTAATGATGACATTGTCCATCCTAGAGGAAGTTCAGTTATAAAGGTACAGATGGAAAAACCATAATAGAATAATTGGTAGCTATGGTTTGGAGCTGTTTAGCTGATGTGAAAGACAGGAGTCTAAAGAAATCTGACTTCCCCCAAGTTAACAGGCAAAAACAAACCAGAATTCTGTTCTCCTTATCCTTGGACCACTATTGTTTCCACAGCAGCATACTACATTTGACCTTCCATCTAATGTAGGCCAGTCAGATACAAAGGTAGACTCCTGGAGCAAGGGGAAATATCCAAAGACTCACAACTATGTTTTTACCAAAGTAGGCAAAACCAAAGAAGTATATGAGTCTTTTAACCTGAGTTCCAAGACATATTTTATGGTCTGAAACTTTTGTCTAGCTTGATCAGAGTGACTGAATAGTTATCTCTATGGTCACATTTATCGAAAAACTGATCTTAATGTATGAGAGAGTCTACTTGTTGGAGGCCAAAGTTTAAGAAACAATTATCTTTTGTTGAGTACTCTTTTTGGGAGTGGGGAAAGTAATTAACATAACAAATCTTTTGTATTCTCTGCCCTATTCAATCATGTAACTCCAAAGATGTGGTTTGCCTTGGACAACTGTAAAGGactatctctttttctatccccTTCTCATTTTCATCTAAGGTACCTACTAGACATGTGTACCATTctgaaagattttataaaaatgagaatgtttTGTCCTCCCtgcccaaaaagaaaaaaaacaagaatataatCATGTGGATTACTAGCTCTGTATCTCTCACTTCACCTTTTTTAGGTATTCATATccataattttttcctcttttgtatttTCCCCCCACTTGGGATAAAGTGATCTCCCATAAATTTCAATATGGTGTTACTTCCATTGCAGATTTTTGATGTGTACCTTTTTGTCTGCCTAAACATCAGATCAGTTTTCCTATATTGTGTTAAGATCCAAATGAGATGGTTTCTCTCTCACCAATGATGAAAATAGATGATTAGCAGAACTttgattaatttgttttattctgttcCTTTTTCCATTCTAGGCATCTACTTCCTGCCTATTTAATCTATTAataatgcttttaattttatcttcctaAGTTAAGCTTTCTGTGGCATTTTTCTCTTCTgctacttttttctattttatgagaaAATTCTTGTAATATTCCATCTTACTAATcagtgttttacaaatgaatttgtattttaaaccATTTTTGCTCTTATTTGTCACATCTTCTCTGCTTGGCAAAGAGATCATATGTTTTCTGATCAAGGCTGTTTCTGTCCTCTTTTGGCCTCCATACTATGGCTGTTGCTTTTACATTATGTATAATTTTGTAGGAATGAGTGATATGGTCAACATCTTTgcctttttccatttcccattttttcagcCTTCACAAACTCATTTGAATAGATGAGGCTGAAACTATTGCAACTGTCCTTCCAACAGAAGACTGATAAAGGGAGCAGAGACTGTTGGGAAGATTAATCTGGAGATAGTATGCTGGAATCACACTGGAAGGGGATGTCAGATCCTACCAAGGAGGCTGAAAAATGATTTTGCAATCAACACACTACTGGTGACCTTGAAGAAGGAGCAGTTTCATTGAGTGGTAGGTATAGGAAATAATATTTCTGGAAGTTAAGCATAGGTTGTAAGCATAGAGGTGAAATATGAAGTGCTCAAGTGAGAATTTTGGCAGcgaaaaaagggaaataagaggGTCCACCAATGTAACATTTTTCCCTATAATAAAgtgacatttacatagtacttgtctgtaaagtactttgtgtttattatctgatttgatctttacaacaatcctgtgaggtaaataATAGTTTTATTGTTCTCCTGAAGGAAATGAAGCTGAGAATTTAGGTGACTTCATCTATCCCAATCTagtctttttatagatgagaaaactgaggctcaatagaaattaagtaacttacccacaGGTCAGAGCTGGCATTAAAATTCTCATCAAAAACTCTAAACCTCAAGCCCCTAATTTAGGTTGCCACTTTCACGTGTGAAAAACCAGAGTATGTTCTTGAAGATGCAAGAAAGCATTGGGGAGAGAAACTGAAGACCTTGAAGAGAGAAAAGGTCCTTGAGATGAGTTAGATATATTCCAAAAGACACAAGTGGAAGAGtcattaacatttaaaataagaTAGCACTGCAGCTGAGCCTgaagagcaaggaaaaaaaggcaggaagaaataaaaagagaaattttgaattcaatGTTACTAGAGATTACATCTGCTACTGgatacaatttttttccccccaacaaGGTGGCAGAGCAGGAAAGGGGGAGGATAAGAATAAGAGTTTATTAAAGAGTGACGGTTTGAAACAATCACTGTTGGATGTTTGCTAAGGAATGATGAAACAGACTAATAGGAAATCAAAATGAATTTGGGGGATCTTCCATATATGTTCCTTTATATTCTCACTTTAACTTACAATAGTCTTCAACTGCTTACTTTATTTCTAGGGTTTCTAACCTAAAGTACACTCCCAATTTGCCTtagtaattgggggaaaaaacctaGGGAGGGAGTCAAATGTCAATTCTCATTATAACCTTCCTACTAGAAATTACTCTAAGTCAcagcttctctatttcttttccgATGACTGTTTCTTTCTAGCtttgaaataatttctatgattctataaagaaatgttttaaaacgTAGGGAGGAAAACCGGTGAAAAGGGAAAGACCAGAAATGCCAGCAAAAGAAATGAGGTAGTTAAGGTCCAAATGGCTGAGGATCGATGAAGAACGAAGTTGGGTCGGAAATGGGTGGAGGGTACTTACCCCCAGAATAGAGGAAAGAATGAGGATGAGTAAACAA
This genomic window contains:
- the LOC127563030 gene encoding zinc finger protein 688-like, with translation MSGPGPGAWGLVSFADVAVYFSPEEWGRLRPAQRALYRDVMRETYDHLGALGFPGPKPALISWMEQETEAWGPAAQDPEECGRELRIACRGNWTVNKKNQKREEPQARDPLNMHVRGQLFEPGIKLADSTRNGSLEPPSKTDLSKTLPQPSIPKPTLDTQAGQRRHACPDCGRRFTYPSLLVSHRRMHSGERPFPCPECGMRFKRKFAVEAHEWIHRSSSGGRRGRRPGIRAVPLAPVRGDRDPPVLFRHYPDIFEECG